A region from the Triticum urartu cultivar G1812 chromosome 1, Tu2.1, whole genome shotgun sequence genome encodes:
- the LOC125551727 gene encoding nucleolin-like, translating to MAGGGNRKGSGAEELRIGSGNVFAALETLKKKKKKPAAAEKKQAPLVEKPEVFWAPAPLTAKSWADVEDDDDDDYFATTAPLCPVRESQGGDADAGHEDDIEQEIESEDDSLDDEVDASAEDEHEAGDAVLSEPAVQKAVAPLVPPKDTERQLSKKELKKKELEELDAVLAELGISHESSNATQDETNDKNGMCQAADGGKKEDASAPLESKTSKKKKAKKDKSSKEAEETLDQNNVVDGAASVEPDEDVASVDVKERIKKVASMKKKKSSKEMDAAAKIAASEAAARRAKLEAAKKKDKNHYNQQPLR from the exons ATGGCCGGGGGAGGCAACAGGAAAGGGTCTGGCGCCGAGGAGCTGAGGATCGGCAGCGGCAACGTGTTCGCGGCGCTCGAGAcgctcaagaagaagaagaagaagccggCGGCGGCCGAGAAGAAGCAGGCGCCGTTGGTGGAAAAGCCAGAGGTGTTCTGGGCGCCCGCGCCGCTCACGGCCAAGTCCTGGGCCGACGTTGAGGACGATGACGATGATGACTACTTCGCCACCACCGCGCCGCTGTGCCCCGTCCGGGAGTCCCAGGGGGGCGACGCTGATGCCGGCCATGAGGACGACATTGAACAG GAAATTGAGAGTGAAGATGATAGCCTTGATGATGAGGTTGATGCTTCTGCTGAGGATGAACATGAAGCAGGAGATGCTGTCCTCTCTGAGCCGGCAGTTCAGAAAGCTGTAGCTCCACTAGTACCTCCTAAAGATACAGAAAGACAGCTCTCCAAGAAGGAGCTAAAGAAAAAGGAGTTGGAAGAGCTTGATGCTGTATTGGCTGAGTTGGGAATCTCACATGAATCAAGTAATGCTACTCAAGATGAAACAAATG ACAAGAATGGTATGTGTCAGGCTGCTGATGGAGGGAAAAAGGAAGATGCATCCGCTCCTCTGGAGAGTAAGacctccaagaagaagaaagcTAAGAAAGACAAGTCCTCAAAGGAGGCAGAAGAAACACTGGATCAGAACAATGTGGTCGACGGTGCTGCTAGTGTGGAACCTGATGAAGATGTTGCTTCAGTGGATGTCAAGGAGCGCATAAAGAAGGTAGCATCAATGAAGAAAAAGAAGTCGAGCAAAGAGATGGACGCAGCAGCAAAGATTGCAGCATCTGAGGCGGCCGCTAGGAGAGCAAAGCTTGAGGCAGCGAAGAAGAAAGACAAGAACCACTATAATCAGCAGCCCCTGCGGTGA